The following coding sequences lie in one Miscanthus floridulus cultivar M001 chromosome 9, ASM1932011v1, whole genome shotgun sequence genomic window:
- the LOC136481166 gene encoding uncharacterized protein: MVQKEKLVRSHTLLVAMTLDMFALIGAYAAGSCRYLGTSVHVVALAGAILVYVLVHVLLFTLGSTNVDATVPEKKHKRLLLVAFLVATITYQVGLAPPGGFWNEEDSRRHAGHAVLLDKFPSRFKAFSYSNTVSFMASIALILLLVNPILSRLAIRCYALYACQVVDLFGLMAAYAAGSARKLRTSIFACVLIAAVIAFVLVNTVMLTFFKKRMMARSDEAGTTAAPSSSMAQQLPRHAQETEYRDEVYAKRKYLMLLGILAASVTYQAGLAPPGGLWQDDGGAGTHSSRDAGNPVLHDTDPRRYHVFFYSNSTSFVASIVTIALLLQQILRRHRSTNHELLLLATNTAVVLDLLGLLVAYAAGSTREWENVVVLTLLVLLFMAIHAVVWLFGQRRRCAAGDDRGASTSNGLIGEKLESGHHRCPLVGRLTGAGNHPLNTFWSPCR, translated from the coding sequence ATGGTCCAGAAAGAGAAGCTGGTCAGGAGCCACACCTTGCTGGTGGCCATGACGCTGGACATGTTTGCCCTCATCGGCGCCTATGCCGCAGGGAGCTGCCGATACCTCGGGACATCCGTTCATGTCGTGGCCCTGGCTGGGGCCATCCTCGTGTACGTGCTCGTACATGTCCTCCTCTTCACGCTGGGGTCGACTAACGTCGATGCCACAGTGCCTGAGAAGAAGCACAAGCGGCTACTGCTGGTAGCCTTCTTGGTCGCCACCATCACCTACCAAGTTGGCCTGGCTCCACCGGGTGGGTTCTGGAACGAGGAGGACAGCCGCCGCCACGCGGGGCACGCCGTCCTCCTGGACAAATTTCCGAGCCGCTTCAAGGCCTTCTCCTACTCCAACACGGTGAGCTTCATGGCGTCTATCGCGCTCATCCTCCTCCTAGTCAACCCCATCCTCTCCCGCCTCGCCATACGGTGCTACGCTCTCTACGCGTGCCAGGTGGTCGACCTGTTTGGCCTCATGGCCGCTTACGCCGCCGGGAGCGCTCGAAAACTGCGGACGTCCATCTTCGCGTGTGTGCTCATCGCCGCGGTGATTGCCTTCGTTCTTGTCAACACCGTCATGCTGACTTTTTTCAAGAAGAGGATGATGGCTCGGTCTGATGAGGCAGGCACTACTGCGGCACCGTCGTCGTCCATGGCTCAGCAACTACCAAGACATGCCCAGGAGACAGAGTACCGAGATGAAGTGTACGCCAAACGCAAGTACCTGATGCTGCTCGGAATCCTGGCCGCAAGTGTCACATACCAGGCCGGCCTAGCCCCCCCGGGCGGCCTTTGGCaggacgacggcggcgctggTACCCATTCGAGCCGCGATGCTGGGAACCCGGTGCTGCACGACACCGACCCACGGCGCTACCACGTCTTCTTCTACAGCAACTCCACATCCTTCGTCGCGTCCATTGTCACCATTGCCCTGCTGCTGCAGCAGATCCTGCGGAGGCACCGCTCGACCAACCACGAGCTGCTCCTGCTAGCGACCAACACAGCCGTGGTCCTGGACCTGCTGGGCCTCCTGGTGGCCTACGCGGCTGGCAGCACCAGGGAGTGGGAGAATGTCGTCGTCTTGACCCTCCTGGTTTTGCTCTTCATGGCTATCCATGCCGTGGTATGGTTGTTCGGCCAGAGACGTCGCTGCGCCGCCGGAGATGACCgaggagcaagcactagtaaCGGTCTGATTGGAGAGAAACTAGAAAGTGGTCATCACCGGTGCCCGCTTGTAGGAAGGCTCACCGGTGCTGGCAACCACCCCCTCAACACCTTCTGGTCTCCCTGTAGGTAG